The following is a genomic window from Sporocytophaga myxococcoides DSM 11118.
TCTTCTTTGATATCTTCCAGTTTGTACTTCTTATTTTTTCTTATGAAATCAATAGCTGAATGTATCATGACCCGCTTGAGCCATCCTACAAAAGAACCATCGCCTTTGTATTGATCCAGGCATTTAAAAATTTCAATAAACCCATCCTGTAAAACATCGCTGACATCATCAGGATTTTTTAAATACCGTACACATACCCCCCTTAACAAAGGTGCATATCTGGTATATAATAACCGCTGCGCAAAAATGGAACGCTCTTTACAAGCCCTAATAAGTTCTTTTTCGTCCATATCCTCAATGAAGGCGTATGACTTTTAAAAATGTTCTATAAAAATGGTGAAAAAATTTTAGATGGCGAGATTACCCTCTCTCTATTTACGATATAGCCCTGATAAACAACAAAATAAAAAAAACAATTAATATAAAAATAATCCAGAAGTTGTAAAATATTACCTAATGTCACGATATGAGGAAAAATTAGAATACTGCATATTAGAAGCTAGTCAAATACAAGACAAAAAGACCTTCCAGGTCACTCATAAAATTAAGGAATAATGTTTTAAAGAAAAGGATTTTGAAAAGCCAATTTTCTTTTGATTAGCAATCAAATTTTCTAATCATCAAATAATCTCCTATAAAAAGCAAAAAGCCAGACTTAAATCTGGCTTTGTTGCTAAAACACACTATTTACTTATTATTCAATAACCAGTTTGTCACTGATGACTGTCTCATTGTTAATGATCTTCACTAAATAAATTCCCGAAGACAAATGGGAAAGATCTATATTGTTCTGAAAAGCATCTGTTTCGAATACAACTATACCTGAAGGATTTATTACCTCCATATGACAGTCCGATTTCAGATTTCTTATATTAAAGAGACCTTTATTGGGGTTAGGATATAAGTAAACCTCATCTTTTTGCTTTTCCTCAATACTCGTCACCGGATCAAGCTCAATGTAATCGGAATAAACTATTGCCTGGAACTCTTTGTAAGGATCAGAATCCTTATTTCTCCAGCTTCTTATTTCATCTGCAAGATTATTATTCTCATCATAGATCAATTCATAATCCGTTTCAAAATAGTCAACAACTTCTCCTGTCCCATCTTTAATAACATTCAGACTATGCAACAGCTTTCTGTCGTTGTTTAAATCATATTCTGATTTTTCACTTGACAGCAACTGATCACCGTCAAATGTATTCACAACAGTTGTTTCCTTCAGGCCAACCTTATCCCATGAGGATATTAAAAGCCATCCTAAACCGGAAGCCTTCATAACTTCCCTGAAATTTCCATCCTTGGATTTCGAGATCTGCAATGTCTCCTTTAAGCTTCCATCTGTGTCAAATACTTTCCTTGTTTCTATCCAAAGGTCCTGAAAATCCCTATAAGAACTTGAGTCCCTTACCACCCAAGCATTATTTTTGAAATCTTCAGTAACCTTTTGGGTATGAATATCATTCTCAAAATCCAGCCATCCATTATAAGTGATCCTTGATGAATATGTCCAGTTTTTTGAAACAGGATCTATAAAAGAATAAGTTTGACTTAATATCCTTCTTTGAGCATCGTACTTAATAAGGTATTTAGTTATATCATTCCATTGCTTGGTATCACTCTCATACATCCTCATTTTGACTTCTTCTTCATCAGATTGGGGGAAAGACCTTACTTCCTCAGTTGCAGAATTTAAAACCCATCCGTTTTGATATAGGAACATAGAGCTTCCGCAATTTCCTCCTTGTTCATTATAACAATTAACTTCCTTTGAACTTGGTTGCCATTTTCCGTTTGCCGGATCCCAGATATAATAATAAGATTCAAGAAGTTTCCTGTCATCTCTGTAAACAAGAGAGTCTTTGGAAATGAATACACCTAAAGCATTTTTACTTGTCTTTGTAATCTGATCCCCAGCCTTGTTGTAGGCATAAAGATAAGTGCCTGATAAAGACCACGATTCTTCAACCTTATAATAAACCTCTTCTTTCAATGGCTTGAATATCTTTTGCTGAGCATTCCCAGACAAAGTAAATAAGCACCATAAAGCCACAACTTTAAAAATCAATTTCATAGCATGTCGTTTTAAAATAAACCAATTATAACTCCCTCCATTATAGAATTTCAGCAAAGTAAAATATTAAAAATCTATTAAAACCTGACCGAGGTCAGATTTTCAGGGGTTACAATCATTCTAAATATTTGTAGTTAAGCGCGTTTCAAAATAATCTTTTTACGGATGCGACTCAGGCTATCCTGATGTATTCCCAGATAAGAAGCAATATATTTAAGTGGTACTTGCTGCACTACTCTTGGTTGATTTTCATAAAGCTTAAGATATCTTTCTTCAGGACTAAGGTTTCTGAAATCTATTTCTCTTCTTAGGTTCCACTGAAGTAAAGTATCCAGCATAACATTCTCAATATGGTTAAATACTTTTGTATTTTTTTTCAGAAATATAATATCATCTTTTTCCCAATACAGTGCTGTAACACCCGTTAATGCATCAAGTGCAACTGTTGAAGGAACTTCATTCTGAACATATACAAAAGTAGAAACGAAATCATTCCAGGAGATAAAATCCATTGTTGTTTCATGCGCTTCATGAGCCACATATAATCTGACTGTACCGTTGATCAAAAAGTAAAGTCTTTTAACAGGCACACCCTGCTTCATAAAAGTTGTACCTTTTTCTATAGAAACTGTTCGCGTACGTTCTGAAACAGTTTTAAAATCTTCTTTACTTATAGAAATACCTTTTTCTTCCAAAGAATGGAGAAACAATTTTAACATATCCTGGGACATAAGGAAATATAGAAAACCGGTATATATCCTTATAAGAAAAGATAGGTAACCTACATTCAGCAAAATAATACCCAGTTCTATATAGGGCGGTAAGCCTCAAATAACAGATTATTAAAGCCCCTCTTTTATTGTAAATGAAATTACTGCTGCTTAAACTCTCTTACTTCCGCATAACCATCAAACTCATATATAGGACAAGTTTGAGCAATAGCAGTTGCTTCATTCAGGTCTTCAGCTTTTAATAATAAAAAACCTCCTACAATCTCTGTCCCGACTTCGTGCAAACCTTTCGTCACCTTGGCATCGTTGCCTTTTATTAAATTACCCTTTAGCGTAAGACTGCTTCCTCCAACAAGTTTACCTTCCTGCTGGTATTTCGTAAGCCAGTTTTTCCAGTTGAGTTGGTGTGTTTTAATTTCATTTTCCTGATGCGCATCTCTTCGGCCATCAGGTTCTCTTAAAAGCACAATAAAATTTTTCATAGGAAGATTAAATAACATTGAATAATTGAGACCAATTTAAAGATGTTTTGTAAAACTATTTTAGTAAAAAATCATTTTCTGCTTATTTTTTTTATTGAGCATAAGATTGCAGATCATTAGCAAAACCTTGTATTCCCTGTACTGATTTTTTATTTTTGATCTATAATCATTTATCTAAATCTCATGGAATTTGTATCCCACGCTGATTACAATATCATATTTGAAAACAAAGAAGTACAAGGAACACCAGTTGAACTTGTGGAAATAGGCTACCTGAATGCCCCTAGCGGCGAAATCATCGTTTGTGATCCCCTCGTATTTCATGATATAGTGCCTTTAAGCAGAAAAATAAATCCTGGTACTTATCCTGTTAAGATCTATGTCGCGAAAACAGAAGACGCTGGAGATCGTTATGCAGTAGCTAAACTGGAACTAAGTAACAAAAGAGCAGAAAAATGGGTGCTCGCTTTGAGAAACGATGACGATGTTAGTGAATTAAAGGAAAAGGGTGACTTCTTTGGTTTTCCCGTCGATGCTGGCCTTGGTGGTTTTATGGATTATAATGCTGCTCTTCAGTATGATAAGTTTATAGAAGCCTTTGTCCAAAAAAATCCAGAAGGTAATATCTATGACGATTTCTTTGCAGCTGAATTCAAGAAGAATTCTGTTGACCAAAATGATCCGCAAGACTATGGAGACTGGATAAATTTCCAACTACCTGATTCGGATCTGAACATTACAATGTTCCAGTCTGGCTATGGAGATGGCGTATATCCTGCATATTGGGGAATAGACAAAGATGGACAAGTCACTTCTCTCGTCATTGACTTCCTGGTTTTATTATTGCCAGATGAACAATAAAAAAAATAAATTCCAGAGTAATAAAAGAATCAAATAAAAGTGCATCACAACTTACTACTAATACTCAGTCTTCTTTTTGCAGTTTTTCTCCTTGTGATGTTGGCACAAAAGATAAAAATTGCATATCCTATATTTCTGGTACTGGCAGGTCTGGCAATCAGCTTCATTCCGGGTATTCCTATCATTAAGTTAGAACCAGACCTCGTTTTCCTGATCTTCCTGCCCCCCTTGCTCTATGAAGCTGCATGGTACACTTCATGGAAAGACTTCTGGAAATGGAAGCGCCCCATAAGCTTGCTCGCTTTTGGACTTGTATTTTTCACTTCCACTTTAGTAGCTTATTTCTCTAGCGGTATAATCCCTGGATTTACATTAGCACTAGGTTTTCTTTTGGGAGGAATTATATCTCCACCTGATGCTGTTGCTGCAACCGCTGTATTAAAGGGACTTGAAGTACCAAAGCGTGTCTTAACTATTCTTGAAGGAGAAAGTCTCGTCAATGACGCATCTTCACTGATTGTCTTCAGATTTGCATTGGCGGCAATACTTACTGGTACCTTCTCTTTTCATGAAGCTGCCGCACAATTTTTCCTTGTAGCTTCAATGGGAGTTGTTGTTGGGCTTGCAGGCGCTCATATAATGTACGTCATACATCGTTTCCTTCCTACAACACCTGCAATAGATGCAGCATTAACAGTAATGACGCCATATATCCTGTTCCTCACAGCAGAACAGTTTCATTTTTCCGGAGTAATGGCAGTTGTAAGTGGTGGGCTCTTTATTTCTTACCGTTCACATGAAGTTTTCACTACGGGCACTACCCGCATCAATATGCTTGGTGTGTGGGTTACCATGATATTTATTATGAATGCTGTTGTATTTATTCTGATTGGTCTTGAACTACCAGAAATAATCAATGGACTGGGAGAATATTCAATTGCTCAAGGAATAAAATATGGCTTATTAGTTAGTGGTATCATTATATTGCTCAGATTTTTATGGGTATTTCCGGCAACCCATATTCCCCGATGGCTTAATGCAGAAATTCGCAAAGAATCCAATCCGGGCTGGAAAGGTCCTTTAGTAGTAAGTTGGGCAGGAATGCGTGGAGTAGTCTCTCTGGCTACTGCATTGTCTATTCCAATGCTCATGAACGATGGTACTGCTTTCCCTCACCGCAACCTGATTATCTTTATCACATTCATAACAATATTTGTCACCCTTGTAGTCCAGGGACTTACACTACCCCTGATCATTAAACTCATTAAGTTAAAAGAAATAGATAATATCATTCCTGAAGATGAACAGCAGACTGGAATAAATTTAAGATTATCTAATGTAGCCCTTCGTCGCTTATGCGATAAATATGCTTTGGAGATACAAGAAAATGAATTAGTAAGTATCCTAAAAACAAACCTTGAGCACGAAGTAGCTACCTCGCAGAAAAGACTTGCCTCTTTAGAATGCGATACAACTCAAATTGAAGAGAGAGAGGATTATCGTAAAATCTTATTAGATATTTATGCAACTCAGCGCATAGAACTATTTCAATTAAGAAAAGAAAAGTTCTTCAGCGATGAGGAAATTAGAAAAGCAGAAATACAATTGGATCTGAATGAAATGAAGGTCAGTGGTGCTGCGCACTAAGATAACAACCATCAAATAGATAATAATCGAATTGAAATTATATATAATAAAAGTCCTGTAAATATTACAAGACTTTTATTATATTAAAATAGAGTATTAACTCCGAGCAAGTTCCTTTCTCAAAGGAACATCCTGAAGTGAAAGATACGTTACAGATCTCCAAAGCCATTCCAATGGTCCATAGTGATATCTGCTCATCCACCACTTGCTGAAAATTAACTGAATAACAAAGTAAACCACTCCCAGAAGAAAACTATAAAAGAATCCAATAGAGTCATATAGTCCAACTCCATACCCGTAAATGAGAGGAACCCAAACTAAAGATTGCATCACATAAGTTGTTAAGCTCATTCGACCTGTGTATTTAAGAATATCAAGTCTTTTTCTTACTGCTTCATTCTGATAAAGTAAAACAAAGCTACTGAAGATGATCACTACAAAAGCAAAGTTTGCATAAGAAGACAATATGATAGTCCATGATTCAATGATTGTCTTTTCTGGGGCAATTTCAGGCAGATAGAATCTATTAAATATATACAAAGGAACAAATAAAATGGCAGCAAGTACCAAAGCAACCTGGCAATGTTTTCTATAGTTTCCAATTGTTTTAAAAAAACCACTTCTTCCAATCACTATACCAATCATAAACAAGCCCAAAGTCTGAAACACACGTCCATATAAGAACATATACAACCATTTGGACTTTTGAGCTTCAGAAATATTAAATGAGAGGACATCAAACAAGCTTCCTTTGGAGAATACAGCGGCGCTCGATCCATAAATTGCGTCCATTGCAACCAAAAGTGGATTACGCTGATAATTGTGGTTCAAAGTTTTATTTATTACCATTATAACAAATGGTGTCTGTAAAAGAAAAAATACAGCAAGTATAATAAGAACTCGTGAAGGTACTTTGTCCATAACTACGAGTACAAATCCCATAATAAAGAAATAGGTAAGAATATCACCGGAATAAACCAGGCTATGAAACCACCCTATTCCACCTAAAACGAGGAGTCTCCATATAAAACGACCTCTGAAATCTTTTCCTTTATCCGCCTGACTTTTCATCTGAATAAAGAAGCTTAATCCAAAAAGGAAAGCAAATAACGCATATGACTTTCCCGCGAAAAGAAAATAAATCATTTCATTGACACCTTTATCCAATGATTTTAATATTTCAGAATTTGTCTCAGGAAACAGAAACAATTCAAAATGTTCCTGCATATGAACAGAGAATAGTCCAAATAAAGCTATCCCTCTTAAGACATCAATGACTTCAAGCCGGTCTGTTGGCTTTTTTAAAACAGGTATTTCCATAGGATTCAATTGTTAATTTTAGGTTAGGGTTAAATTACATTAGCTGAATTAGTCGACTTTGCAAAAGGTGCAATTAATCCATTAAAACCACTAAACTTAAATAAGAAAAATTATAAAAACAGGAAGGTAATTTAAGCTCTTTCCCCTGCCTTTTTACGGGAAAATAACGATTAAAAATGCGCAAAAAATGCATTTAAAGGGAATTCTCAAAAACAAATTCCTGAACAATACCTATGGATTATTTTCAAAAAGAATCTAAGAAATATATAATTAAAAAATTTGAGATTCTTAAAAAAATTACATCCCTCTGATAATATTTACAATCCAATTCATTACAAGAACCACAAATATCAGAATTCTATATTGTAATTTCATTCCCTTCTGTATGTACACAAAAAAAGTATCTTTCTGCCTAAAAAGGTCAACGAACATCCAAATTAATGAAATTATTATTAGTATAGAAAAAGGTATACTGAGAATATTATAAAGAAACGCCTCGGCAAAATCCCCTTTCATTAATTCAAGTGTAGCTCTACCCATGCCACAACCAGGACAAGGGATACCTGTGATTCGTTTAAAAATACAAAGGGTGAAATGCTGGTGATTATTATAGTGATCAAAAACATATAAAAACAAATACCCGCCTACAATGACAGAGATTGCAAGCAGGTATTTTAAATAGAAATTATTGAATGCTTTAAACAGCAACCTGAGATAACTTATTATAATTGACTTCCCTTGCTTTACCCATTACTAAAAATAAATCTATAAGCCACCAAATGCCCATACCCCCACAGGTAAGTAATTTAGCAACTCCAAGACCTGTCTGGCCTAACATAAATCTGTCTATCCCTAAACCGCCTATTAAAATAGATACGATCAATATAGTTGTAGGATTTTTATATTGAATAGATTGAATTGCGGCAAGCTTACTATCATCTAGCCTGGAGAGTTGCTCTCTAATGAGGCCTAGTTTTTCTGCCGGAAACTTTTCGTTCATTGAAGCAATGAACAAATCAACTTTGTTTTGGTCCATTTCAAAAAAAATTATGTTAAAATTAAAATCTAAAATATGGACCTAATTACGTAATTTTTTTCTTATGGTTTAAATTATTATTAATTAAAGCTCTGTCTTAATGAAAGATACAAAAAAAAACATCTAAATAAATTGCTTATTCGATCATAATAGCCAAACTACAACTTATAAAACGAAGGGCATGGTAGCCTTTTATATTTAGTTTTCTTCTTTCCTTTTTGATCACCTTCACCAAATATGTAGATCAAAGAAATTTCATGAGCCCCACCAGTTCTTTTGTTAAGCCTTGATACAACATAGTCATAGCTATAACAAAAACTAAAACCATTAATTACCACCCCTATCAACCCAATAACAGCCTCTGCATTGGTCAAGCCAGACTCATAACGTTTTACAGGAAGTCCTCGGTACCACACCCCGAACTGCACTGGTTCAAGCAAAACATTTATACCAAGATCCAATTGATCAAATTTTCCCTGAGTCTTATAAAGAATAGATGGCATAAATGCTTTTTCTTTATATTCAATCCGTGTTGATCTTCCTCTAGGACTACCGGCTATCGGTATTCTTGCTCCTGCATGAAAATTCATTTCAGCGGGCAGTCTAGTATTATCATCTAAAAAGGATTGGCGAGGTCTGTTTATGTGGTGGTATGAAAACCCAAACCAGAATACTTCAGAATAAAGTAATCCACCTGATGAGAAATCAAAATAATTTCTTTTCGATAAGTTTAATGGTTCGGAGGTACCTCCTATAAATCCATTGTCATCATACTGATCAGGAAATATAACTTTTGAATAGTCAATACTCTGCTGAACATACGTAGCCTGTAATCCGGGAATGAATGTCCAATTTTCATTTAACCCAATATGGTAAGAATAAAAACCGGATATCTCTGTCGATTTAAGTTTTGATGTACCTTCTTTATTCTGCATTACCATCAACCCTACCCCACTTGAATACTTAGAGAAAAAATGATCGAACGATGCAGCATAGGTTATAAAAGGCTTTCCAGCAGTAGGCCATTGATTTCTGTAATTGAGTATAGCCCTGGATGAATGGCTTGTACCGGCAAATGCAGGATTTAAATACAAAGGTGCATTATAGAACTGAGAAAATTGTACATCCTGTGCATATGACACACTTGTATTAATTATCAATATAGATAAAACAAACTGTATTAGAATCTTCATTTAATAAATCAAACCTTATTGCTTCTGTTTAGTTTTCCTTTTATTATAAATTCTTTTAAACTTCCTAGTATGATTGATTTTCAAGGGAAGTAAAGGAGATGATAGTTTCCCTACAAACAGAAAAAACAGGAAGACAATCATACTTCATTCTGAATAACATACAGCTCTAGGTTGCCAAAACAGATATTCTGGTTTTAAATAATTGAGGGATGAGAGTTTTATTATTGATATTCATTTGCATTTTATGCACCAATATTGCGCCAGCAAATGCTCAGTGTTTACCTGCCAATGCCGGATTTTCATACAGGGATACCTGCTTCAATAATTTAACACAATTTACAGGAATTGGAGTCGGTGATACTACCACCTGGAGCTGGGATTTTGGAGACCCAGGTTCCGGAACTCAAAATACAGCTTTTGGTGCTTATCCCACGCATACGTTTTCTCAGACAAATACAACTTATACAGTTACCTTCTCATTCACTGATGCTTGCGGGAATCCTGCAACTATTACTCAAAACATATTAATTCAAAATAATCCTAATCCACCCTTATCAATTAACCTAAAAGATACTGTTGTTTGTGATGCCCCATATTATATTGATTCAGGGATACCAGGCTTAAGTTACCAATGGTCCGATGGAGACACGACTCAAATTGATACACTAAACAGTGCCGGAAAATACTGGGTAAAAGTTTATCAGAATGGATGTTATACATCTGACACGGTGACAATTCGTTTTTGGGGTCAGGGAAACAAAGGAGATTATAATTGGCAATTTGGAAATAATGCAGGACTAAACTTCAATGACAACCCTCCCTCTGTAACCAATACCAACGCCAATAGCACGAATGGCGGAAGCGCTTCAATATCGGATCCATCCGGAAATCTTTTGTTCTATACGGATGGAATAAATATTTATAACAAAGACAATAAAATTATGCAAGGAGGCACTGGATTGAAAG
Proteins encoded in this region:
- a CDS encoding RNA polymerase sigma factor, encoding MDEKELIRACKERSIFAQRLLYTRYAPLLRGVCVRYLKNPDDVSDVLQDGFIEIFKCLDQYKGDGSFVGWLKRVMIHSAIDFIRKNKKYKLEDIKEDMDLAEDSFDEAEYLKLLDMPGYEVYMLKALHSLPEILSTVFSMFYVDELSHKEISSLLEIDEITSRTRLNRAKKLLKEYLLNYLKSTQDYARSN
- a CDS encoding T9SS type A sorting domain-containing protein, producing MKLIFKVVALWCLFTLSGNAQQKIFKPLKEEVYYKVEESWSLSGTYLYAYNKAGDQITKTSKNALGVFISKDSLVYRDDRKLLESYYYIWDPANGKWQPSSKEVNCYNEQGGNCGSSMFLYQNGWVLNSATEEVRSFPQSDEEEVKMRMYESDTKQWNDITKYLIKYDAQRRILSQTYSFIDPVSKNWTYSSRITYNGWLDFENDIHTQKVTEDFKNNAWVVRDSSSYRDFQDLWIETRKVFDTDGSLKETLQISKSKDGNFREVMKASGLGWLLISSWDKVGLKETTVVNTFDGDQLLSSEKSEYDLNNDRKLLHSLNVIKDGTGEVVDYFETDYELIYDENNNLADEIRSWRNKDSDPYKEFQAIVYSDYIELDPVTSIEEKQKDEVYLYPNPNKGLFNIRNLKSDCHMEVINPSGIVVFETDAFQNNIDLSHLSSGIYLVKIINNETVISDKLVIE
- a CDS encoding Crp/Fnr family transcriptional regulator, producing MLKLFLHSLEEKGISISKEDFKTVSERTRTVSIEKGTTFMKQGVPVKRLYFLINGTVRLYVAHEAHETTMDFISWNDFVSTFVYVQNEVPSTVALDALTGVTALYWEKDDIIFLKKNTKVFNHIENVMLDTLLQWNLRREIDFRNLSPEERYLKLYENQPRVVQQVPLKYIASYLGIHQDSLSRIRKKIILKRA
- a CDS encoding YciI family protein, with amino-acid sequence MKNFIVLLREPDGRRDAHQENEIKTHQLNWKNWLTKYQQEGKLVGGSSLTLKGNLIKGNDAKVTKGLHEVGTEIVGGFLLLKAEDLNEATAIAQTCPIYEFDGYAEVREFKQQ
- a CDS encoding DUF4241 domain-containing protein, translating into MEFVSHADYNIIFENKEVQGTPVELVEIGYLNAPSGEIIVCDPLVFHDIVPLSRKINPGTYPVKIYVAKTEDAGDRYAVAKLELSNKRAEKWVLALRNDDDVSELKEKGDFFGFPVDAGLGGFMDYNAALQYDKFIEAFVQKNPEGNIYDDFFAAEFKKNSVDQNDPQDYGDWINFQLPDSDLNITMFQSGYGDGVYPAYWGIDKDGQVTSLVIDFLVLLLPDEQ
- a CDS encoding Na+/H+ antiporter; amino-acid sequence: MHHNLLLILSLLFAVFLLVMLAQKIKIAYPIFLVLAGLAISFIPGIPIIKLEPDLVFLIFLPPLLYEAAWYTSWKDFWKWKRPISLLAFGLVFFTSTLVAYFSSGIIPGFTLALGFLLGGIISPPDAVAATAVLKGLEVPKRVLTILEGESLVNDASSLIVFRFALAAILTGTFSFHEAAAQFFLVASMGVVVGLAGAHIMYVIHRFLPTTPAIDAALTVMTPYILFLTAEQFHFSGVMAVVSGGLFISYRSHEVFTTGTTRINMLGVWVTMIFIMNAVVFILIGLELPEIINGLGEYSIAQGIKYGLLVSGIIILLRFLWVFPATHIPRWLNAEIRKESNPGWKGPLVVSWAGMRGVVSLATALSIPMLMNDGTAFPHRNLIIFITFITIFVTLVVQGLTLPLIIKLIKLKEIDNIIPEDEQQTGINLRLSNVALRRLCDKYALEIQENELVSILKTNLEHEVATSQKRLASLECDTTQIEEREDYRKILLDIYATQRIELFQLRKEKFFSDEEIRKAEIQLDLNEMKVSGAAH
- a CDS encoding DUF418 domain-containing protein, coding for MEIPVLKKPTDRLEVIDVLRGIALFGLFSVHMQEHFELFLFPETNSEILKSLDKGVNEMIYFLFAGKSYALFAFLFGLSFFIQMKSQADKGKDFRGRFIWRLLVLGGIGWFHSLVYSGDILTYFFIMGFVLVVMDKVPSRVLIILAVFFLLQTPFVIMVINKTLNHNYQRNPLLVAMDAIYGSSAAVFSKGSLFDVLSFNISEAQKSKWLYMFLYGRVFQTLGLFMIGIVIGRSGFFKTIGNYRKHCQVALVLAAILFVPLYIFNRFYLPEIAPEKTIIESWTIILSSYANFAFVVIIFSSFVLLYQNEAVRKRLDILKYTGRMSLTTYVMQSLVWVPLIYGYGVGLYDSIGFFYSFLLGVVYFVIQLIFSKWWMSRYHYGPLEWLWRSVTYLSLQDVPLRKELARS
- a CDS encoding DUF2752 domain-containing protein — translated: MLFKAFNNFYLKYLLAISVIVGGYLFLYVFDHYNNHQHFTLCIFKRITGIPCPGCGMGRATLELMKGDFAEAFLYNILSIPFSILIIISLIWMFVDLFRQKDTFFVYIQKGMKLQYRILIFVVLVMNWIVNIIRGM
- a CDS encoding TM2 domain-containing protein, producing MDQNKVDLFIASMNEKFPAEKLGLIREQLSRLDDSKLAAIQSIQYKNPTTILIVSILIGGLGIDRFMLGQTGLGVAKLLTCGGMGIWWLIDLFLVMGKAREVNYNKLSQVAV
- a CDS encoding PorP/SprF family type IX secretion system membrane protein, with product MKILIQFVLSILIINTSVSYAQDVQFSQFYNAPLYLNPAFAGTSHSSRAILNYRNQWPTAGKPFITYAASFDHFFSKYSSGVGLMVMQNKEGTSKLKSTEISGFYSYHIGLNENWTFIPGLQATYVQQSIDYSKVIFPDQYDDNGFIGGTSEPLNLSKRNYFDFSSGGLLYSEVFWFGFSYHHINRPRQSFLDDNTRLPAEMNFHAGARIPIAGSPRGRSTRIEYKEKAFMPSILYKTQGKFDQLDLGINVLLEPVQFGVWYRGLPVKRYESGLTNAEAVIGLIGVVINGFSFCYSYDYVVSRLNKRTGGAHEISLIYIFGEGDQKGKKKTKYKRLPCPSFYKL